A single genomic interval of Hydractinia symbiolongicarpus strain clone_291-10 chromosome 8, HSymV2.1, whole genome shotgun sequence harbors:
- the LOC130654103 gene encoding 40S ribosomal protein S3a-like codes for MAVGKNKRLSKGKKGTKKKIVDPFSKKDWYDVKAPSNFEVRNIGKTVVTRTIGTKIASDGLKGRVFEMAQADLNQDEVPFRKFKLIVEDVQGRNCITNFHGMTMTTDRLRSLVKKWQTCIEAHVDVKTTDGYLLRVFSIGFTRRRPNSLKKTAYAKSTQIRAIRKKMVDIITREVTTKDLKEVVSKLIPDSMGTDIEKACQGIYPLHDCYIRKVKCLKKPKFDVHKLMEMHEGGTTTTTSGEAATGVPTERPDNYEPPVVDSV; via the exons ATGGCGGTAGGCAAGAATAAGAGACTTTCCAAGGGTAAAAAAGGAACAAAGAAGAAGAT tgttgatcccttttcaaaaaaagattGGTATGATGTGAAAGCACCATCAAATTTTGAAGTTCGCAACATTGGAAAAACTGTTGTTACAAGAACTATTGGAACAA AAATTGCTTCTGATGGATTAAAAGGTCGTGTCTTTGAAATGGCACAAGCTGATCTTAACCAAGATGAAGTTCCATTCCGTAAGTTCAAATTGATCGTGGAAGATGTGCAAGGTCGCAATTGTATTACAAACTTCCATGGAATGACCATGACTACTGATAGATTAAGATCACTTGTCAAAAAGTGGCAAACGTGCATTGAAGCTCATGTTGATGTGAAAACTACAGATGGTTATCTGCTTCGAGTATTTTCTATTGGTTTTACGCGTCGCAGACCTAATTCGTTAAAGAAGACAGCATATGCAAAATCCACCCAAATTCGTGCCATTCGAAAAAAAATGGTTGATATTATTACCCGAGAAGTTACaacaaaagatttaaaagaaGTTGTCAGTAAGCTCATTCCTGACAGTATGGGTACAGATATTGAAAAAGCATGCCAAGGAATTTATCCTCTGCATGACTGCTACATCCGAAAAGTTAAGTGTTTGAAGAAACCAAAATTTGATG TGCACAAACTAATGGAGATGCATGAAGGTGGTACCACAACCACCACATCAGGCGAAGCAGCGACCGGTGTTCCTACAGAACGTCCAGACAATTATGAACCACCAGTTGTAGATTCTGTCTAG
- the LOC130654747 gene encoding uncharacterized protein LOC130654747: protein MDKYFGFVFFMLTIAVIEMRSIEDSLLYKNVKIPKNWKTDDRYSFQWKGDFTYGVPEDSKCEKVMMPKYGRFICSSGKGLGRIMCLTECMDGYEHAKKAMVFICKDEGKWLDIRHKEISTPYPECIRSKWPSQ from the exons ATGGATAAATATTTTggatttgtttttttcatgttaACAATTGCTGTGATTGAGATGAGAAGTATTGAAGATAGTTTACTTTACAAGAATGTGAAAATACCAAAAAATTGGAAAACAGATGATAGATATTCGTTTCAATGGAAAG gagattttacTTATGGTGTACCTGAGGATTCAAAATGCGAAAAGGTTATGATGCCGAAATATGGTCGATTTATTTGCAGCTCAGGAAAAGGTTTAGGCCGAATTATGTGTTTAACTGAGTGTATGGATGGATACGAACATGCTAAGAAAGCGATGGTATTTATTTGTAAAGATGAAGGAAAATGGTTAGACATAAGACATAAAGAAATCTCGACTCCTTATCCGGAATGCATAAGAAGCAAATGGCCGTCACAATAA